A part of Entelurus aequoreus isolate RoL-2023_Sb linkage group LG03, RoL_Eaeq_v1.1, whole genome shotgun sequence genomic DNA contains:
- the LOC133646638 gene encoding cytochrome c oxidase subunit 8A, mitochondrial-like — MFSILKTRSLRSSALMKVFQQDRRPIIQSKPPKDKIGTVQSVFAMCVFAVTLLAPAGWILHHIPHYQQRSSAQR; from the exons ATGTTCTCCATTCTAAAGACACGTTCATTGAGAAGCTCTGCACTGATGAAAGTCTTCCAGCAAGATCGCAGGCCTATCATCCAGAGCAAGCCGCCTAAAGACAAGATTGGGACAGTG CAATCTGTCTTCGCCATGTGCGTGTTTGCTGTGACGCTGCTGGCCCCAGCTGGATGGATCTTGCACCACATTCCCCACTACCAGCAAAGATCATCTGCACAACGCTGA